A single Pseudomonas brassicacearum DNA region contains:
- a CDS encoding LysR substrate-binding domain-containing protein, which translates to MPENRWEGIDEFVAVAECSQFTAAAERLGVSSSHISRQIVRLEERLQTRLLYRSTRRVTLTEAGQTFLQHCQRLQDGREEALRAVGDLASEPKGMLRMTCAVAYGERFIVPLVTRFMGLYPQLRVDIELSNRPLDLVHDGLDLAIRLGRLQDSRLVATRLAPRRMYLCASPSYLERYGRPHSLSELSRHNCLIGSSDIWQLEQNGREFSQRVQGNWRCNSGQAVLDAALQGVGLCQLPDYYVLEHLHSGALISLLEAHQPPNTAVWALYPQQRHLSPKVRKLVDYLKEGLAGRPEYRG; encoded by the coding sequence ATGCCTGAGAACCGCTGGGAAGGTATCGATGAGTTTGTGGCCGTGGCCGAATGTAGCCAATTCACCGCTGCTGCCGAACGTCTCGGGGTTTCGTCTTCCCATATCAGTCGACAAATCGTACGGCTTGAAGAGCGCCTACAGACACGCTTGCTGTACCGCAGTACCCGCCGGGTAACACTGACCGAAGCCGGACAAACCTTTTTGCAGCATTGCCAGCGCCTGCAGGACGGACGCGAGGAAGCACTGCGAGCCGTCGGCGACCTGGCCAGCGAACCCAAGGGCATGCTGCGCATGACCTGCGCCGTGGCCTATGGCGAGCGATTTATCGTGCCGCTGGTGACGCGATTCATGGGGCTTTACCCGCAATTGCGGGTGGACATCGAGCTGAGCAATCGCCCTCTGGACCTGGTGCACGACGGCCTCGACCTGGCGATTCGCCTGGGTCGCTTGCAAGACTCCCGCCTGGTCGCCACGCGCCTGGCACCGCGGCGCATGTACCTGTGCGCTTCACCCTCTTACCTGGAACGCTACGGACGGCCCCATAGTTTGTCGGAACTGAGCCGCCACAATTGCCTGATCGGCAGCTCCGACATCTGGCAACTGGAGCAGAACGGGCGGGAATTTTCCCAGCGGGTACAGGGAAACTGGCGCTGCAACAGTGGGCAAGCGGTGCTTGATGCGGCGTTGCAAGGGGTGGGGTTGTGTCAGTTACCGGATTACTACGTGCTGGAACATTTGCACAGTGGTGCATTGATCTCGCTGCTGGAGGCTCATCAGCCGCCGAATACGGCGGTGTGGGCGTTGTACCCGCAGCAGCGGCACCTGTCGCCGAAAGTGCGCAAGTTGGTGGATTACTTGAAGGAGGGGTTGGCTGGGCGGCCGGAGTATCGGGGGTGA
- the eno gene encoding phosphopyruvate hydratase translates to MAKIVDIKGREVLDSRGNPTVEADVLLDNGIIGSACAPSGASTGSREALELRDGDKSRYLGKGVLKAVANINGPIRDLLLGKDPADQKALDHAMIKLDGTENKATLGANAILAVSLAAAKAAAQDQDLPLYAHIANLNGTPGVYSMPVPMMNIINGGEHADNNVDIQEFMVQPVGAKTFSEGLRMGTEIFHHLKAVLKARGLSTAVGDEGGFAPNLASNEDALKVISEAVANAGYTLGTDVTLALDCAASEFYEDGKYNLSGEGQVFTAEGFADYLKGLTERYPIISIEDGLDESDWAGWKILTDKIGEKTQLVGDDLFVTNTKILKEGIDKKIANSILIKFNQIGTLTETLEAIQMAKAAGYTAVISHRSGETEDSTIADLAVGTAAGQIKTGSLCRSDRVSKYNQLLRIEEQLNGKAKYNGRAEFRG, encoded by the coding sequence ATGGCAAAAATCGTCGACATCAAAGGTCGTGAAGTTCTCGACTCCCGTGGCAACCCCACTGTTGAAGCGGACGTGCTTCTCGACAACGGTATCATCGGCAGCGCCTGCGCGCCGTCCGGTGCTTCCACTGGCTCGCGCGAAGCGCTGGAGCTGCGTGATGGCGACAAGAGCCGTTACCTGGGCAAGGGCGTGCTCAAAGCCGTCGCCAATATCAACGGTCCGATCCGCGACCTGTTGCTGGGCAAGGATCCTGCCGACCAGAAAGCCCTCGATCACGCGATGATCAAGCTCGACGGTACCGAAAACAAAGCCACCCTGGGCGCCAACGCGATCCTCGCCGTGTCCCTGGCCGCTGCCAAGGCTGCCGCCCAGGACCAGGACCTGCCGCTGTACGCCCACATCGCCAACCTCAACGGTACCCCGGGTGTCTACTCGATGCCGGTGCCGATGATGAACATCATCAACGGCGGCGAGCACGCCGATAACAACGTCGACATCCAGGAATTCATGGTGCAGCCGGTTGGCGCCAAGACCTTCTCCGAAGGCCTGCGCATGGGCACCGAGATTTTCCATCACCTCAAAGCCGTGTTGAAGGCTCGTGGCCTGAGCACCGCGGTTGGCGACGAAGGCGGTTTCGCACCGAACCTGGCGTCCAACGAAGATGCGCTGAAAGTGATCTCCGAAGCCGTGGCCAACGCCGGTTACACGCTGGGCACCGATGTGACCCTGGCCCTGGACTGCGCCGCCAGTGAGTTCTATGAAGACGGCAAGTACAACCTGTCCGGCGAAGGCCAGGTGTTCACCGCCGAAGGTTTCGCCGACTACCTCAAGGGCCTGACCGAACGCTATCCGATCATCTCCATCGAAGACGGCCTGGACGAGTCCGACTGGGCCGGCTGGAAAATCCTCACCGACAAGATCGGCGAGAAAACCCAGTTGGTGGGTGACGACCTGTTCGTGACCAACACCAAGATCCTGAAAGAAGGCATCGACAAGAAGATCGCCAACTCGATCCTGATCAAGTTCAACCAGATCGGCACCCTGACCGAAACCCTGGAAGCCATCCAGATGGCCAAGGCTGCCGGCTACACCGCCGTGATCTCCCACCGCTCCGGCGAAACCGAAGATTCGACCATCGCCGACCTGGCCGTGGGCACTGCGGCGGGCCAGATCAAGACCGGTTCACTGTGCCGTTCCGACCGTGTTTCCAAGTACAACCAACTGCTGCGTATCGAAGAGCAATTGAATGGCAAGGCCAAGTACAACGGTCGCGCCGAGTTTCGTGGTTAA
- the ftsB gene encoding cell division protein FtsB, translating into MRSPNWLFLVLLLLLAGLQYRLWVGNGSLAQVADLTQQIADQHAENEALLERNRVMDAEVTELKKGMETVEERARHELGMVKEGETLYQLAQ; encoded by the coding sequence ATGCGCAGTCCCAATTGGTTGTTTCTTGTCTTGCTCCTGTTGCTGGCCGGCCTGCAGTACCGCCTGTGGGTGGGCAATGGTAGCTTGGCGCAAGTGGCCGACCTGACTCAGCAGATTGCCGACCAACACGCCGAAAACGAGGCGCTGCTGGAGCGTAATCGGGTGATGGACGCCGAAGTGACAGAACTGAAAAAAGGCATGGAGACCGTTGAAGAGCGGGCTCGACATGAGCTGGGCATGGTCAAGGAGGGCGAAACCCTCTACCAGTTGGCCCAATGA
- the ispD gene encoding 2-C-methyl-D-erythritol 4-phosphate cytidylyltransferase, whose protein sequence is MSIRLPAFWAVIPAAGVGARMAADRPKQYLQLGGRTILEHSLGCFLDHPTVKGVVVSLAHDDPYWPTLACASDTRIQRVDGGEQRSDSVLNALLYLHEQGADDHDWVLVHDAARPNLARDDLDTLLRELATDPVGGLLAVPARDTLKRVDKHGRVLETVDRSVIWQAYTPQMFRLGALHRALADSLVADAVITDEASAMEWAGQAPRLIEGRADNIKVTRPEDLEWLRQRWANRH, encoded by the coding sequence ATGAGTATCCGTTTGCCGGCCTTCTGGGCCGTGATTCCTGCCGCGGGCGTTGGCGCCCGTATGGCCGCGGACCGTCCCAAGCAATACCTGCAGTTGGGCGGACGCACAATTCTTGAACACAGCCTCGGCTGTTTCCTCGATCATCCCACCGTCAAGGGCGTGGTGGTCAGCCTTGCACACGATGATCCTTACTGGCCGACCCTGGCCTGCGCCAGTGACACCCGCATCCAGCGCGTCGACGGCGGCGAGCAACGTTCGGATTCAGTGCTCAATGCCTTGCTGTACCTGCACGAACAAGGCGCCGACGATCATGACTGGGTGCTGGTGCATGACGCTGCCCGGCCCAACCTGGCCCGTGACGACCTGGACACACTGCTCCGCGAGTTGGCGACCGATCCGGTCGGCGGGCTGCTGGCTGTCCCGGCGCGCGACACCCTCAAGCGTGTCGACAAACACGGCCGCGTGCTGGAAACCGTTGACCGCAGTGTGATCTGGCAAGCCTACACACCACAGATGTTCCGTCTCGGCGCCTTGCATCGGGCCTTGGCCGACAGCCTGGTAGCAGACGCGGTGATTACCGACGAAGCGTCCGCCATGGAGTGGGCCGGGCAGGCACCGCGGTTGATTGAAGGGCGAGCGGATAACATCAAGGTCACCCGGCCGGAAGACCTGGAGTGGTTGCGCCAGCGGTGGGCGAATCGGCATTAA